From a region of the Fischerella sp. JS2 genome:
- a CDS encoding type I polyketide synthase, translating into MMFEKSVQFIQGWLVSQLASLLETTPQNIDLESRFSDYGLDSVRATNLIENLATKLGCQLSPTLIWEYPNIRTLANYLAGTPNRQLVSNNNTRKSQKLATEPIAIIGIACRFPRVQNTAAFWQLLKDEVDTISKVPADRWRKDGFSNDESTRWGGFLDEIDKFDPDFFGISPREAIQIDPQQRLMLKLSWEALADAGLPVETHRGSRTSVFVGAMWADYANLIRQTGLIAQHTTTGQDLGIIANRISYIFGFQGASLTVNTACSSSLVAVHLACQSLRSGESTLALGGGVNLTIDPDSTAVMSKFGGLSAKGRCQTFDANADGYVRGEGAGIVVLKPLSLALTAGDRIYCVIRGSAVNNDGFSNGLTAPNPKAQEALLQDAYEQAGINPNQVHYIEAHGTGTKLGDPIEAKALGAVLSSDRPTDRPLSLGSVKTNIGHLEAAAGIAGLIKVVLAIKHRQIPSNLHFHQPNPEIPFDELHLQVQTSLTSWPYPEEPALAGVSSFGFGGTNCHVVVQELLNVSSPHSRFPLLVPLAANSEERLQSLCQELKVKLQTSELGLKELIAGHLLNESHKLAMVVDSHITAAEYLENFLQGRNCTGLYKSTEIHDRPIVFVFSGQGSQWFGMGKQLLESEPVFRATLEQCDRLMQQYVDWSLLEELTVWFEEKSRLNEIDVMWPILFAIEVALASLWKHWGIEPDVVVGHSIGEVAAAHVAGILNLSDAVQIVYHLSHNATTQSGSGAMALVGLPWEKAKAATLAYEGSVYPAIYNSPISTVVSGNQAALETLLAQLRRDNIFGQLVKTNIAVHTPQMESLEVPLLEVLQDIKPQPAAILMISTLTGAPLDGQQFDASYWSGLLKKPVLFSQAIAYLLAKGFNTFLEVTPHPILAPAIKQTLQHYSQEGTVLESLRRSKDDRHVILQSLGQLYTLGKSIRWHNVYNQHFETQIRGFHNSVLTSQPQVQLFPLSAQTPAALKELSKKLYIQLTEHQISLNDLCYSTSRRWSHLNYRLAIGIESIEELKRRC; encoded by the coding sequence ATGATGTTTGAGAAAAGTGTACAATTCATTCAAGGTTGGTTAGTTTCGCAGCTGGCATCTCTACTGGAAACTACTCCCCAAAATATCGACCTTGAGAGTCGCTTTAGTGACTATGGACTTGATTCAGTTAGAGCAACTAATCTGATTGAAAACTTAGCTACTAAGTTAGGGTGTCAGTTATCTCCTACTCTCATCTGGGAGTACCCCAATATTAGAACCTTGGCTAATTATCTTGCAGGAACTCCAAATCGCCAGCTAGTTAGCAATAACAATACCCGCAAATCTCAGAAATTAGCCACTGAACCAATTGCAATTATTGGTATTGCCTGCCGCTTTCCCCGCGTTCAAAACACCGCCGCCTTTTGGCAATTGCTCAAAGATGAAGTAGATACCATCAGCAAGGTGCCTGCCGACCGTTGGCGCAAAGATGGTTTCTCCAATGACGAGAGTACCCGTTGGGGTGGCTTTCTAGACGAAATCGACAAATTCGATCCCGATTTCTTTGGCATTTCTCCAAGAGAAGCTATTCAGATCGATCCTCAACAGCGTTTGATGTTGAAACTATCTTGGGAAGCATTAGCAGATGCGGGCCTGCCAGTTGAAACCCACAGAGGAAGTCGTACCAGTGTTTTTGTAGGAGCAATGTGGGCTGACTATGCAAATCTCATCAGACAAACAGGGTTAATTGCTCAACATACAACCACTGGTCAAGATTTAGGTATCATTGCCAATCGCATTTCTTATATTTTTGGTTTCCAAGGAGCAAGTCTAACGGTAAATACAGCTTGTTCATCCTCCTTAGTAGCTGTTCACTTAGCTTGTCAAAGTCTACGCTCAGGAGAATCTACCCTTGCACTGGGTGGGGGTGTCAACTTAACGATTGACCCTGATAGTACCGCAGTCATGTCCAAGTTTGGGGGTTTATCTGCTAAAGGTCGCTGTCAAACTTTTGACGCTAATGCCGATGGTTACGTTAGAGGTGAAGGTGCAGGGATAGTTGTCTTAAAACCTCTTTCCTTGGCATTAACTGCGGGCGATCGCATTTATTGTGTGATTAGGGGTAGTGCAGTCAACAACGATGGTTTCAGTAATGGTTTGACTGCTCCCAATCCCAAAGCTCAAGAAGCTTTATTGCAAGATGCATACGAGCAAGCTGGTATTAACCCCAATCAGGTACATTATATTGAAGCCCACGGTACTGGGACAAAACTAGGAGATCCCATAGAAGCTAAAGCGCTGGGCGCAGTTTTGAGCAGCGATCGCCCCACAGATCGCCCGTTAAGTCTGGGTTCCGTCAAAACCAACATTGGACACCTCGAAGCCGCCGCCGGTATAGCTGGACTCATCAAAGTTGTTCTAGCCATTAAACACCGCCAAATTCCATCTAACCTTCATTTTCACCAACCCAATCCAGAAATTCCTTTTGACGAACTACATCTACAAGTACAAACCTCTTTAACTAGCTGGCCTTATCCTGAGGAGCCAGCTTTGGCAGGAGTAAGTTCCTTTGGTTTTGGCGGAACTAACTGCCATGTTGTAGTTCAAGAATTGCTCAATGTCTCATCGCCACATTCTCGTTTTCCCTTACTAGTTCCTCTAGCGGCAAATAGTGAAGAAAGACTTCAGTCTCTGTGCCAGGAATTAAAAGTTAAATTACAAACTTCTGAATTGGGATTAAAGGAACTCATAGCTGGTCATCTACTTAATGAAAGTCACAAACTAGCTATGGTTGTTGATTCCCACATCACAGCCGCAGAATATCTAGAGAATTTTCTTCAAGGAAGAAATTGTACGGGATTGTACAAAAGTACTGAAATTCACGATCGCCCGATTGTGTTTGTGTTTTCGGGACAAGGATCTCAATGGTTCGGCATGGGCAAGCAGTTACTAGAGAGCGAACCTGTATTTCGGGCGACTCTAGAACAGTGCGATCGCCTAATGCAGCAATATGTAGATTGGTCTTTGCTAGAAGAACTCACCGTCTGGTTTGAGGAAAAATCTCGGCTCAATGAAATTGATGTGATGTGGCCGATTCTGTTTGCCATTGAAGTTGCTTTAGCATCTTTATGGAAACACTGGGGTATTGAACCTGATGTTGTTGTCGGTCATAGTATAGGAGAAGTTGCAGCCGCTCATGTGGCTGGTATTCTCAACTTGTCTGATGCAGTGCAGATTGTTTATCATCTCAGCCACAACGCCACCACTCAGAGCGGTTCTGGAGCAATGGCGCTTGTAGGACTTCCTTGGGAAAAAGCGAAAGCAGCCACCTTGGCTTACGAAGGCAGTGTTTACCCAGCTATTTACAACAGTCCTATTTCAACTGTAGTTTCAGGCAACCAAGCAGCACTAGAAACATTATTAGCTCAACTGCGACGCGATAATATTTTTGGTCAGCTAGTCAAGACTAATATTGCCGTTCATACTCCACAAATGGAATCTCTGGAAGTTCCATTGTTGGAAGTTCTTCAGGATATCAAACCTCAGCCAGCTGCTATTTTAATGATTTCAACATTGACTGGTGCGCCATTGGATGGACAGCAATTTGATGCATCTTACTGGTCAGGTTTGCTAAAAAAACCAGTACTGTTTTCTCAAGCCATAGCTTATTTGTTAGCAAAAGGCTTTAATACTTTTTTAGAGGTAACTCCGCATCCGATTCTAGCGCCAGCAATTAAACAAACCTTGCAACATTACAGTCAAGAAGGCACGGTGCTGGAGTCTTTACGCAGGTCAAAAGACGACCGACACGTAATATTACAGTCTCTAGGCCAGTTATATACTCTAGGAAAATCTATTCGTTGGCATAATGTTTACAATCAACATTTTGAGACACAGATAAGAGGTTTTCACAATTCTGTACTCACAAGCCAGCCTCAAGTTCAACTTTTTCCCCTCTCAGCTCAAACTCCAGCAGCACTTAAAGAATTAAGTAAAAAGCTATATATTCAATTAACTGAACATCAGATATCTCTTAACGACCTTTGTTACAGTACCAGCCGCCGTTGGAGCCATCTTAACTACAGATTAGCTATAGGCATTGAGTCAATCGAGGAGTTAAAACGGCGTTGCTGA
- a CDS encoding IS1 family transposase (programmed frameshift), producing MECPRCGSCHNRKNGKKRGKQNHICCDCGRQFIDVYKPPRGYSDEIKQECLKMYVNGMGFRGIERVKNVHHTTIIHWVKRVGTQLADTPNSKEIPQVGELDELETFIGFKKNKIWLWTAVNHFTQGILAWVLGDRSSTTFQQLWNIVQCWQSYFYVTDGYPVYPCFVPDGDQIVSKTYMTRVENENTRLRHYLARLHRKTLCYSKTEEMLRYSVRLLLHYLKYRSVPLPA from the exons ATGGAATGTCCACGCTGTGGATCTTGTCATAACCGTAAGAATGGAAAGAAAAGAGGTAAACAGAATCACATTTGCTGTGATTGTGGTCGTCAATTCATTGATGTCTATAAACCACCCAGGGGCTACTCGGATGAAATCAAACAAGAATGCCTAAAAATGTACGTCAATGGTATGGGATTTCGTGGAATTGAAAGGGTGAAAAACGTTCATCATACTACCATTATTCATTGGGTTAAACGAGTGGGTACACAATTGGCGGATACACCAAATTCAAAGGAAATTCCGCAGGTGGGAGAACTAGATGAATTAGAAACATTTATTGGTT TCAAAAAAAATAAAATCTGGTTGTGGACGGCGGTAAATCACTTTACTCAAGGTATTCTTGCTTGGGTTTTAGGTGATCGTAGTTCGACTACTTTCCAACAGTTATGGAACATTGTCCAGTGTTGGCAGAGTTATTTTTACGTCACAGATGGATACCCTGTTTACCCTTGTTTTGTTCCTGATGGTGACCAAATTGTGAGTAAGACCTACATGACACGAGTCGAAAATGAAAACACAAGGCTTAGACATTATTTGGCTCGTCTTCATCGTAAAACTTTATGTTATTCCAAAACTGAGGAAATGCTGAGATACTCTGTTCGATTGTTATTGCACTACCTCAAATATCGTTCTGTTCCCTTACCTGCCTAA
- a CDS encoding acyltransferase domain-containing protein, translating to MFAQENLDETSDFIWENHRRQDASVVFVFSGQGSQWPTMGRELLAESVFQAACQECDREFRRYFNWSVLEEIQKPEAESRLGETAYAQPAIFTIQVALAALWRSWGIIPKAVVGYSLGEVAAAYVADILSLADAVQIVFHRSQLMQEAIVRGKTAPQEELIFVLQGIKPQEPSIPIFSTVTGSAYKIGDFDASYWSMNIKEPVLFAQAIGAITNEGYDIFVEIAPHPVLSQSIIQCVPEKKAIALPSLRSNRSDRKVMLKSLGQLYTLGLPVNWFQLYPTPGRYIRPPSYPWQEQRYWFEETHPLPTVQEIVPQQQQNSELQQLQLISKSDRLNFLIAHIQTEVAKILGLSSGQLPDTKIGFFAMGMDSLMVVQLRDQLKTSFGHSLSATVTFNYPNIEALAGYLAKEIFSVSEEADNFLILNNNNLDVTATMLENFSEAEMEALLLQKLQSI from the coding sequence TTGTTTGCACAAGAAAATTTAGATGAGACTAGTGACTTTATTTGGGAAAATCATCGGCGGCAAGATGCATCTGTAGTTTTTGTGTTTTCCGGTCAAGGTTCTCAATGGCCGACTATGGGACGGGAGTTGCTTGCTGAAAGTGTGTTCCAAGCTGCCTGTCAAGAATGCGATCGCGAGTTCCGTCGCTATTTCAATTGGTCTGTATTGGAGGAGATACAAAAACCAGAGGCTGAGTCTCGTTTAGGCGAAACGGCATATGCACAACCAGCAATTTTTACCATTCAAGTGGCTTTAGCCGCCCTATGGCGTTCTTGGGGAATTATTCCCAAAGCAGTCGTAGGTTATAGTTTGGGAGAAGTAGCCGCAGCTTATGTCGCTGATATTCTTTCTCTTGCAGATGCCGTGCAGATAGTTTTTCATCGCAGCCAACTGATGCAAGAAGCAATAGTTCGGGGGAAAACAGCCCCTCAAGAGGAACTAATCTTTGTTCTCCAAGGAATTAAACCACAAGAGCCATCAATTCCCATCTTTTCAACAGTAACAGGAAGTGCATACAAGATTGGCGACTTTGATGCCAGCTACTGGAGTATGAATATCAAAGAGCCAGTGCTTTTTGCACAAGCAATCGGCGCGATCACCAACGAGGGTTATGACATCTTTGTTGAGATTGCACCTCATCCAGTTCTTTCTCAATCTATTATTCAGTGCGTCCCAGAGAAAAAAGCGATCGCGCTTCCCTCCCTGCGTTCTAACCGAAGCGATCGCAAAGTAATGCTGAAATCTCTCGGACAACTTTACACACTAGGACTACCAGTTAACTGGTTCCAACTCTATCCAACTCCAGGACGGTATATTCGTCCACCCTCATACCCTTGGCAAGAACAACGATACTGGTTTGAGGAAACACATCCTCTGCCCACAGTACAAGAAATCGTTCCCCAACAGCAACAAAATTCTGAACTACAACAATTGCAGCTAATTTCAAAAAGCGATCGCTTGAATTTTTTAATTGCCCATATTCAAACAGAAGTCGCTAAAATTTTGGGTTTAAGTTCTGGACAGCTACCAGATACAAAAATCGGCTTTTTTGCAATGGGTATGGATTCTTTAATGGTTGTGCAATTAAGAGATCAATTAAAAACCAGCTTTGGACATTCTCTTTCTGCCACTGTGACTTTTAATTATCCAAATATTGAGGCTCTGGCTGGTTATTTAGCCAAAGAAATATTTTCTGTTTCAGAAGAAGCTGATAACTTTTTAATTCTCAACAATAATAATTTAGACGTAACTGCGACCATGCTAGAAAACTTTTCCGAAGCCGAAATGGAAGCATTATTACTTCAAAAATTGCAGTCTATTTAA
- a CDS encoding methyltransferase: MNQDISLKIKKPRTDDKQLWDIYSGKFAYKTLLVAHNLKLFTLLAKKALTLAEVSQLLQINSRGAETLLMMLVCVRLLQVEDGFYSLTSIAEDYLLKSSPTYFGGFLDVAIAAEQEFSLQNLKKALLTKPSSVYAGEKMFQSHALHPTLARAFTHAMHGHSMAAAMVWPELIDLSRNKLLLDIGGGSGAHAISATLKWSNLQALVIDLASVCDIAREYIAQYGLQNRIETDARNMFSEPLPLADIHFYSNIYHDWPPQTGRFLTQKSFESLEPGGRIVIHEMLYNDQKTGPVGVAANNMVMYYWQEGQQSSGHELSTMLISTGFTDVEVKPTVGYWSIVTGLKPSETN; encoded by the coding sequence ATGAATCAAGATATTTCTCTAAAGATTAAAAAACCCAGAACAGATGATAAGCAACTTTGGGATATTTATAGTGGAAAATTTGCATATAAAACATTACTCGTTGCCCATAACCTCAAACTTTTTACTCTTTTAGCTAAAAAAGCTCTAACGCTAGCTGAAGTTTCTCAATTACTTCAAATTAACTCCCGTGGTGCTGAAACTCTCTTAATGATGCTAGTGTGTGTGAGGCTTTTACAAGTTGAAGATGGGTTTTATTCACTGACTTCAATCGCTGAAGATTATCTGCTCAAAAGCAGCCCAACTTATTTTGGCGGTTTCTTAGATGTAGCGATCGCAGCTGAACAAGAGTTCTCGCTTCAGAATCTCAAAAAAGCTTTACTTACCAAACCTTCATCGGTATACGCTGGCGAAAAAATGTTTCAGTCCCATGCATTGCACCCTACCCTTGCACGTGCTTTTACCCATGCAATGCATGGTCATAGCATGGCAGCCGCAATGGTTTGGCCAGAACTCATTGACTTATCAAGAAATAAACTCTTGCTTGACATTGGTGGCGGATCGGGCGCTCACGCTATTAGTGCAACATTAAAATGGTCAAACTTACAGGCACTTGTGATCGATTTAGCAAGTGTATGTGACATAGCACGAGAGTATATTGCTCAGTACGGTTTGCAGAATCGAATCGAGACAGACGCGAGAAATATGTTTAGCGAACCTTTACCACTTGCGGATATCCACTTTTACAGCAATATTTATCATGATTGGCCACCACAGACAGGCCGTTTCCTAACTCAAAAAAGCTTTGAAAGTTTAGAGCCGGGAGGGCGGATCGTTATCCATGAAATGCTCTACAACGACCAAAAAACGGGACCTGTAGGTGTCGCAGCCAACAACATGGTTATGTACTATTGGCAAGAGGGTCAGCAGTCTTCTGGTCATGAGTTGTCAACGATGCTGATCTCGACTGGTTTTACCGATGTTGAGGTGAAACCAACCGTTGGTTACTGGAGTATTGTCACTGGTCTTAAGCCTTCAGAAACTAATTGA
- a CDS encoding type I polyketide synthase: MNQISERFPNLSPLKQAFLKLEEMQSKLEAMEQKQTEPIAIIGMACRFPGGANLESFWQLCKEGVDAVKEVPSNRWDLNIHYDPNPETAGKIYTRRGGFLEQVDEFDASFFGIAPREVVSLDPQQRLLLEVSWEALENAAQAPDKLHNSSSGVFVGINSDDYKQLQLMSGDAMNLNAYTFTGNTASVAAGRLSYFLGLQGPTLAIDTACSSSLVAVHLACQSLRTGECRLALAGGVNLILSEHLNIVLCRMQALSPDGYCKTFDAEANGYGRGEGCGVVVLKRLTDAIADNDKILAVIRGTAINHDGKSSGLTVPNGLAQQKLINAALANGRVEPAQVSYVEVHGTGTALGDPIEVEALANVLGKKRSPNHPLILGSVKTNIGHLEAAAGVAGLIKVVLAMQHQEIPPHLHLKKLNPAIAWEELPIVIPTELTPWSSVDGQRRFAGVSSFGMSGTNAHVVLEEAGELENQHRMATEPFERPLHILTLSAKNEIALQELAKRYFHHLTANPSELVADICFTANTGRSHFDHRLAFVSDSLSSLRQHLEVSTVDQSSINSDNPRNTKIAFLFTGQGSQYTNMGRELYETQPTFRACIDKCDQILCPYLETSLLEVLYPKSETANSQLDQTAYTQPALFALEYALARLWQSWGIQPTIVMGHSVGEYVAACIAGVFSLEDGLKLIAERGRLMPALPSGGEMVAVFASEEQVTAAVAPYGTKISIAAINGPENIVISGRCEVVQAVLSELKAKGIETRRLKVSHAFHSPLMEPILNTFEQIAAQVKYSSPKIALISNLTGKLMTKEMAEPEYWSRHIRETVKFSASIQTLYEQGYEIFVEIGPSPILLGMGRQCLSENNRVWLPSLRKGHSDWQTVLSSVRALYLHGVELDWWGFDKDYRRHRLQLPTYPFQRSRYWIESAKSARTATLAPYKDWLYEVQWQAKTRVALGSAWQRIQPEQPGSWLIFADRGGVGFALASLLEKQGETCFIVFASEADKTSQPGHRQIEPRQPDDFQRLLQEVLASDRPSCRGVVHLWSLDSTATEATTIDSLETDQDRNCGSILHLVQALSSVKVPQLPRLWLVTQNTQPIEIDSLAVAQAPIWGLGRVIALEHPEMFAGLVDLGNSSSLEAAQMLFEELVNPEVEIQVALRNTQRFVARLVPSQGKKVQTKPLSIESDRTYLITGGLGGLGLKVAQWLVDQGARYLVLVGRSAASANIQTQLHSLQKLGAQVLVAQADISKKVEVERVFADISKLPSLAGIIHMAGVLDDGVLLKQDWNRFMKVMAPKVAGAWNLHTQTQDMPLDFLINFSSAASLHGSLGQGSYAAANAFLDTLAHYRQLQGLPALSINWSSWDEVGMAATMASRDQQRWTAAGVSFIAVQQGLQALGQLVRQKLPQIGVLAVDWSKYLKLFPSNFESSFLSEIAGETQLTTHSQQPEILQSLHKTPPNQQKNVLISYIQNKVAAVLGLESVQLIKPHIGFFEMGMDSLMSIDLKNILQKNLGQNLGSTLTFEYPNIEALADYLLKEIILVESLPDSQQKSDKDTEEQAKILAQIQELSEEELAALVDKELETLVIGN, from the coding sequence ATGAATCAGATTTCAGAACGCTTCCCAAATTTATCTCCACTCAAACAAGCATTTCTCAAATTAGAAGAAATGCAATCTAAGCTTGAGGCGATGGAGCAAAAGCAAACTGAGCCAATTGCCATCATCGGCATGGCGTGCCGATTTCCTGGAGGAGCTAATTTAGAATCTTTCTGGCAACTATGCAAAGAAGGAGTAGATGCTGTTAAAGAAGTACCATCAAACAGGTGGGATTTAAATATCCATTACGATCCAAATCCTGAAACTGCGGGTAAGATTTATACCCGTCGAGGTGGATTTTTGGAACAGGTAGATGAGTTCGATGCTTCCTTTTTTGGAATTGCCCCCCGTGAAGTTGTCAGTTTAGATCCTCAGCAACGGCTGTTACTAGAGGTGAGTTGGGAAGCTCTGGAGAATGCAGCTCAAGCACCAGACAAACTACATAACAGCAGTAGTGGTGTGTTTGTAGGGATAAATAGCGATGACTACAAACAACTTCAGCTGATGTCTGGCGATGCTATGAACTTGAACGCTTATACTTTTACAGGCAACACTGCCAGCGTCGCAGCGGGTCGCTTATCTTACTTTCTGGGTTTGCAGGGGCCTACCTTGGCTATAGATACAGCTTGTTCGTCATCCTTAGTAGCAGTCCACCTAGCCTGTCAAAGCTTGCGTACAGGAGAGTGCCGCCTTGCCTTAGCTGGTGGGGTAAACCTGATACTATCAGAGCATTTAAATATTGTTCTATGTAGAATGCAAGCTTTGTCCCCTGATGGTTACTGTAAAACTTTTGATGCTGAAGCCAATGGTTATGGACGGGGAGAAGGTTGTGGGGTAGTAGTCCTTAAACGTCTTACCGATGCCATAGCAGATAATGACAAAATCCTAGCTGTAATTCGCGGAACGGCAATTAACCATGATGGCAAGAGTAGCGGACTGACAGTTCCCAATGGATTAGCTCAGCAAAAACTGATTAACGCTGCCCTTGCTAATGGTCGGGTAGAACCTGCACAAGTCAGTTATGTAGAAGTCCACGGCACAGGCACAGCATTGGGAGATCCCATAGAAGTTGAAGCTTTAGCAAATGTCTTAGGCAAAAAGCGATCGCCAAATCACCCCCTAATATTAGGTTCTGTAAAGACTAACATTGGTCATTTAGAAGCAGCAGCCGGGGTAGCCGGTCTAATCAAAGTCGTACTAGCAATGCAACATCAGGAAATCCCCCCTCATTTGCATTTGAAAAAGCTGAATCCTGCCATCGCCTGGGAAGAACTTCCCATTGTGATTCCAACCGAGTTAACCCCCTGGTCTTCAGTAGATGGACAACGGCGCTTTGCGGGAGTGAGTTCATTCGGGATGAGTGGAACCAACGCCCATGTGGTGTTAGAAGAAGCAGGAGAACTGGAGAATCAGCATCGTATGGCGACTGAGCCTTTTGAGCGTCCGTTGCATATTCTTACCTTGTCTGCTAAGAATGAAATCGCTTTGCAGGAATTAGCTAAACGCTACTTCCATCACTTAACAGCTAATCCCTCAGAGTTAGTAGCAGATATCTGTTTTACAGCAAATACAGGGCGATCGCATTTTGACCATCGTTTAGCCTTTGTGAGTGATTCGCTGTCATCTTTACGCCAACACTTAGAAGTGTCAACTGTTGATCAATCCTCAATAAACAGCGATAATCCACGCAACACAAAAATAGCTTTTCTATTCACAGGACAAGGTTCCCAGTACACCAACATGGGACGGGAACTGTATGAGACTCAACCAACATTCCGCGCTTGTATAGATAAGTGCGACCAAATTCTGTGCCCTTACTTAGAAACATCATTATTAGAAGTTCTTTACCCCAAATCGGAAACTGCAAATTCCCAATTAGATCAGACAGCTTACACTCAGCCTGCATTGTTTGCTTTAGAGTATGCCCTGGCTAGGTTGTGGCAATCTTGGGGAATACAGCCAACAATAGTCATGGGTCATAGTGTCGGAGAGTATGTTGCTGCTTGTATTGCTGGAGTATTTAGTTTAGAAGATGGGCTAAAGCTGATTGCCGAACGCGGACGGTTGATGCCAGCCTTGCCGTCGGGGGGTGAAATGGTGGCTGTGTTTGCCAGTGAAGAGCAAGTAACAGCAGCAGTAGCACCTTATGGTACAAAAATCTCCATCGCTGCGATTAATGGCCCGGAGAACATTGTAATTTCGGGTAGGTGTGAGGTAGTCCAAGCAGTACTGTCTGAACTAAAAGCAAAAGGAATCGAAACCCGACGGTTAAAAGTATCGCACGCTTTTCACTCTCCCTTGATGGAGCCAATACTAAATACTTTTGAGCAAATTGCAGCCCAAGTTAAATATTCGTCTCCAAAGATTGCTCTGATTTCCAACCTCACCGGCAAGCTGATGACCAAAGAGATGGCTGAACCTGAATATTGGAGTCGGCATATCCGAGAGACGGTGAAATTTTCAGCCAGTATCCAGACTTTGTACGAGCAAGGCTATGAGATATTTGTCGAAATTGGCCCCAGTCCCATACTGCTGGGTATGGGTCGCCAGTGTTTATCAGAGAATAACAGAGTTTGGCTACCTTCGTTACGCAAAGGACATTCCGATTGGCAGACTGTACTCAGTAGTGTGAGAGCCTTGTATTTGCATGGCGTTGAACTGGACTGGTGGGGATTTGATAAAGACTATCGCCGCCATCGCCTGCAATTACCAACCTATCCATTCCAGCGATCGCGCTATTGGATTGAATCGGCTAAGTCTGCACGGACAGCAACACTTGCTCCCTATAAAGATTGGCTGTACGAAGTACAGTGGCAGGCAAAAACTCGCGTGGCATTAGGGTCAGCTTGGCAGAGAATTCAGCCAGAACAACCAGGCAGTTGGCTAATTTTCGCCGACCGGGGTGGTGTAGGTTTCGCTCTAGCATCTTTGTTGGAGAAGCAAGGGGAAACCTGTTTCATTGTCTTTGCTAGCGAAGCCGATAAAACTTCCCAGCCAGGACACAGGCAGATTGAACCAAGGCAGCCGGATGATTTTCAGCGGTTGTTGCAGGAAGTACTAGCAAGCGATCGCCCATCCTGCCGGGGAGTAGTGCATCTGTGGAGCCTAGATAGTACAGCAACCGAAGCAACGACAATAGATTCCTTAGAGACAGACCAAGACCGCAACTGTGGCAGCATTCTTCATCTAGTGCAAGCTCTTTCCTCAGTGAAGGTTCCCCAGTTGCCTCGTCTATGGTTAGTAACTCAAAATACTCAACCTATAGAGATAGACTCATTAGCAGTAGCGCAAGCGCCAATTTGGGGACTCGGTAGAGTTATAGCCTTAGAACATCCCGAAATGTTCGCAGGGCTAGTAGATTTAGGAAATAGTTCTTCCCTAGAAGCAGCTCAGATGCTATTCGAGGAACTGGTGAACCCAGAGGTCGAGATACAAGTAGCACTCCGCAATACACAGCGGTTTGTGGCTCGTCTAGTCCCCAGCCAAGGTAAGAAAGTGCAAACAAAGCCTTTAAGCATCGAGAGCGATCGCACTTACTTAATTACTGGTGGTCTTGGCGGATTAGGGTTGAAAGTAGCTCAGTGGTTGGTAGACCAAGGCGCTCGTTACTTGGTATTAGTAGGACGTAGTGCTGCTTCTGCCAACATCCAAACGCAGTTGCACTCACTCCAAAAGCTTGGAGCTCAAGTCCTAGTAGCTCAAGCAGATATCTCTAAAAAGGTTGAGGTAGAAAGAGTTTTTGCAGACATTAGCAAATTACCCTCTCTAGCAGGCATTATTCACATGGCAGGGGTTCTTGACGATGGCGTACTGCTAAAGCAAGATTGGAACCGTTTTATGAAAGTCATGGCTCCAAAGGTAGCAGGAGCGTGGAACCTGCATACCCAAACCCAAGATATGCCTTTAGACTTTTTGATTAATTTTTCTTCAGCAGCTTCATTACACGGTTCGCTGGGTCAAGGTTCTTACGCCGCAGCTAACGCTTTTTTAGATACTCTGGCTCACTACCGACAATTACAAGGATTACCAGCCTTAAGCATCAACTGGAGTTCCTGGGATGAAGTCGGAATGGCAGCAACGATGGCTAGTCGCGACCAACAGCGATGGACAGCAGCAGGTGTGAGTTTTATTGCCGTACAGCAAGGTTTGCAAGCGCTAGGACAACTAGTTAGACAAAAACTTCCTCAAATTGGCGTACTGGCGGTAGATTGGTCGAAATACTTAAAGCTATTTCCTAGTAATTTTGAATCTTCATTCCTGTCTGAGATAGCTGGCGAAACTCAATTAACAACACACTCTCAACAGCCAGAAATTTTACAAAGCTTACACAAGACTCCTCCAAACCAACAGAAAAATGTTTTAATTTCTTATATTCAAAATAAAGTTGCTGCTGTTTTAGGACTTGAGTCTGTCCAGTTAATTAAGCCGCATATTGGATTTTTTGAAATGGGTATGGATTCTTTGATGTCCATTGATTTAAAGAATATTCTGCAAAAGAATTTAGGGCAAAATTTAGGATCGACCTTGACTTTTGAATACCCAAATATTGAGGCTTTAGCTGACTATTTACTCAAAGAAATTATTTTGGTTGAATCGCTTCCTGATTCTCAGCAAAAATCTGATAAAGACACCGAAGAACAGGCAAAAATCTTGGCACAAATCCAAGAATTATCTGAAGAAGAATTAGCAGCATTAGTTGATAAAGAATTAGAAACATTAGTTATAGGAAATTAA